Sequence from the Sinorhizobium meliloti genome:
CGGCGCACTGTGCCGCGATTTCTGAGAGGTCAGCAACCAGCTCGATTGGGCCCGCGATTTCCGCTTTGCTGTCGTCCAAGTCCAAGCCCTCATTTCCATTGATGTGGGATCAATGGCGAGACCCGTCAAGGGCCGCGGGCCGGTGACGAGCCTCCCGGCCACCTGCGAGGGGGGCAAAGTGACCGACGTCGGTTTAAATTTGAACAGTGCCCGGCCGCCATGCGCCAGTGCGGCTTAACCCGCTAACAAAGCAACCCCTCAAGGACTATCAGGAGAAACGAATGAGCGTCATCATCGCTCAGGACGTGTGAACGAGAGCAACCTCGCGTCCGTGCTAAGCGGCGCTCGATAAATACGGAGACCGGTTCGGAATGGACGTCTCGCACAATATTTCGCCCAGCTCATGCATGAGGGCGGCGACTTTTGCGACCACGCGGTCCTTGCGATGCCGGCGTATCCCGAACAGCGGCACCGGCAGCAGGGAGACGCCGTGGGCGCGTCCGAACGGACCCGCAACAATTCGGGCAAATCCTATCTGTTCCGGGGTCTTCATGGACCCCCATTTTGCCGTCGTAAACCGTTACCGCGTTTACCCAAAGCGACATGAGTAGCGCGGGCGAGGACTGCGTCCCTCTGCTTTTCTGCTTCAGTCAGCATAGCTACAAGGCCGTCGCCTTCAGGGGGCGGAACGGGAGCCGGGGACTTCTCAAGAATTTTCGAAACTTCTGGCTACCGGATTTTGCACCCGAAAGCATTGTAAGCACGGACCCGGCGCAATCAGTGGTTTTACAGGGGTGTGCGAGACACCGCTTTGCGCTATATAGTTTGCGAGGCTGAAAAGTAATGTACCTGTAACCGTCGGATGACGCTCATGGTTCTCATGGGTAGCCTTCTCATTGGTGAGAAGATGGGATCGGACAACTTCCTTCTATAAACATACGGAGATGAAGTGATCTTCAGACCTCAAGCTGAGGCCCCGTGCGTGTATCACTAACGTTATAGACAATGCCCGCTGTCTCGCTCTTGCAGTTTGGGAGGTTTGATTGTTTGTATCTCACAAAATTGCGTTCTTCGGTGTGGCGAGCGTTCATTCGGCCGCCGATGTGCTATCGGCTGTTGCTCAAGAGGCCCGGACTGTGAGTAACCCACCAACCTACATATTGGCTACCAGCGCTACATCGGCGAGTTCGTCTTGCATTGCCACATTCTCGATCATGAGGACCAGGGGATGATGCAGAACGTCAGGATCACCCTGCCGGACGGCCATGGCGGCACCGTTACCGGCCATCACTAGATAGCTGATCGCCTTTTGGGAGGACATATGAGCTTCGTCGGCACTTGGAGTTATCGGAGCCTGATCAACAATCCCGACCTGTCGACCGATTTCAGTGCCCTGGAATTTGGTCAGGGAACGCTGGTGCTAACCGAGTTGGAGCCGGGCAGGGTTGGCGGAACCATCGGCGGGCCGGGCTGGTCGTTAGAATTGACCGGCGCCGTGCAGCCGGGCGACCCGGTCGAACTGCAATTTACCGGAAAAGGCGAGGTGGCCGGAGAGACCTGGATCTACAGTTATCGCGGCTACGTCGTGCCGAACTGGCCGAACGGCGTCGACCAGAGAGATGCCATTGTCGGCAGCGTCGTCCGCGACGTCCCGCATTCGCACGGGACTGCTGCGGCCGGCTACGTCGCCTCTTGGTATGCCGTGCGGCAGTGATGTTCCACCCCTTGCCGTAGCTGCAAGACATTCTGTCTAACACCTGTTCAGGGGATAATCTCGATGACACGCACGCGATTTCTGACGGTTTCACGCCGCTCTTTCGTCAAAGGCGCAACCGCTGCCGCCGGTACAGCCCTTTTCGCACCAAGCATTCTGCGGGCGGCGACCAAGCATAGGCGCAAGAACATGACCAGCGCCGATGGGCAGAAGGACTTGCAAACTTATATGGATGCCGTGACCGCGATGCTGAAGCTTCCGCCTTCGGATCCGCGCAACTGGTACCGCAATGGCTTCATCCACCTGATGGACTGCCCCCATGGCGACTGGTGGTTCACCAGCTGGCACCGCGGCTATCTTGGCTATTTCGAAGAGACTTGCCGCGAACTGAGCGGCAATCCGGATTTCGCCCTCCCATATTGGGACTGGACGGCCAATCCCGAGGTTCTGCCGCCGCTGTTCGGCACGATTCTCGATCCCGTCAACAGCTCCGCCTACATTCCCGACCACAACCGCTTCCAGGACATCATGCAGGAGCCGATCAAGGCCTATTGGGACAGTCTCAGCTCCGCCCAATTGCAGCAGCAGAACCTGCGCGGCTATCCGGATTTTGATGCGCTATGGAGCGACGCAATGGCGAGCTTCGCCAACCAGCCGAACGCCCGCTTCCTGACGGCGCAGAATCCGAAACTCAATCCCGCCACCCAAACCGCAGTCGACATCGACACCATCAAGGCATCGCTGGCGCCAACAACCTTCGCCAACGACGCGGGCGCTCCGGGTCTCGCTTTCAACAGTCCGGTATCGTCCAGCCACCAGGTGGCACCGGTCGGCTTCTCCATTCTTGAAGGCCAGCCGCATAACCGCGTCCATATGAGCGTCGGCGGCCAGAGCGCTCCCTATGGGCTGATGTCACAGAACCTGTCACCGCTCGACCCGATCTTCTTTCTGCATCATTGCAACATCGATCGGCTGTGGGATGTCTGGACCCGCAAGCAGCAGGCGATGGGCCTGCCCGTCGGGCCAACGGCTGACCAACAGACGCAGTACGATCCGGAACCCTATCTCTTTTATGTCGACGCTGACGGTAGCCCGGTCAGCGATAAGACTAGGGCGGCCGACTATCTCGCAATCGGCGCCTTTGACTATGATTATGAGCCCGGCAGCGGCGACGAGGTGATCCCGGTTGCAACCGCCGGCCGCTCGGCCCCCATTCCGGCATTGGAAGCAGCCGTGCCTGCGTCCGCGGCCGTGGCCATAAACAAACCGGCGACTGCCAAGCTCACCGTTTCGCAGGAGCTCGTGGATGTTGCCGCGAAGCCTTCGGAACAGTCGCGTCAATTCGCTAAGGTCAGCATCGCGCCGCCCATGGACGTTGGCGGCCTGAATTTCCTCGTTTTCATTTCCCCCGAGGGAACGACGCCTGATCTCAACCCGGACGGACCGGATTTCGCCGGCAGTTTCGAGTTCTTCGGTGTTCGTCATCATCATACCGACACGGTCAGCTTCACCATACCGATCGACAAGGCGCTCGATAGGCTGATCGACGATGGTAGGCTCAAAGCGGGCGAACCGATCGACTTCAACGTTGTGGTAGCGCAAGCGGGCAAACGTATCGAAGGCAGCATGCCGGCGGAGGCAAGGCTGACCGACATTCAGGTTGGGTCGTTCTGAGCGGCTCTAGGCCCAGGAACCCACGGTTTTGGTCATGCCGTTGGCCGCAAACACGCTCGTGGTGTTTTTGCAATGGCAACGAAGGATAACGGCAGCGCGCCTGCTGCGGGATTTAAGCGGAGATGGCCGATCAACAACGCAAAATTGTGATCAACCTGCCGCGGGCGCCGCGGCCGGACGAGACCGTGGGGCTCAATATCATCACCGGCCCGTTGCCGCTCGGCGCGGAAATCCGCTTTCGAACCGCCGCCGGCCACTTCATCGGTTCTGCCGTTCCATTCGGCAGGACCGATCCTGACAAGCAACTGGTATTCCAGCTATCGCTTTCCGGCCGCGACATCGATGGTTCCCTGCTGGAAATCTTCGCGGACATGCTCGACGCCGGGAGTTCCTTGCCGCGGGCGCCAACCGAACACGAACTTGTCTCGGTGACGGCGTGGATTGTGCAAAAGTGAGGTTCTTCTTGTTACCATTTTGCGTCGACCGCCGATCGGCTGCGCCAGGCGAGGCGCGTTTAATATCCGCATCAGCGCTTTGATCGAGACCTCAACACCCGGACGATGCGCCGATATGGCAAATCGCGGCGTGCTTTGTTCGATGAAGTCGAGCGCGACCAGCTCAAGCCGCTGCCGTCAACGCCGTTTGAGTATGCGGAATGGAAGGTCGCCAAGGTCCCATCCCGATTACCATGTCGAGGTCGACAAGACGTTTCCGTGCCGCACGCTCTCATCGGCAGACGGGTCGATATCAGGCTGACGTATCGGGCAGTCGAGATCTTCTTTGACCACAAGCGTGTCGCCAGCCACATCCGAAGCTCGCAGCGCTCGGGCCACATTACCGTCAACGAACATATGCCCAAGGCTCACCAGCGCTACGCAAACACGACACCCCACACATTGCGCAGGGAAGCAGCAAAGGTCGGAACCAACACGGCGATTTTTATCGAACGTCTGTTATGCGACCGCCGGCATCCTGAGCAAGGCTACCGATCTGCCCAAGGCGTTCTTTCCCTGGCGCGTCGTTACGAATCCGATCGGCTGGAACTGGCTTGCGAGCGAGCGCTGGTCATCAACGCACTGAGCTATTCGTCTGTCGCCAACATTCTCAGATCTGGTCTCGATCAGGCTCCGGCCATGAGCGAGGCTGTGAAGCCGGCGCCGCCGCACGGCAATATCCGCGGCAAAACCTACTACCAATGAAGAGGACATCAGATGCTGACACATCCAACACTGGATCAGATGAATGCGCTTGGTCTTGCCGGGATGGCGACCGCCTATCGCGAGCTTATCGAGCAGGCTCATGGAAACGACCTTAGCTTCGACGAACGGCTGGGGTTGATGCTCGATCGAGAGATCGCCGTAAGAACAGACCGACGGCTGACAAACAGGCTCGCTACAGCAAGGCTTCGTTTTGCCGATGTCTCGATCGAAGACATCGATTTTGGATTCACCGCGGTCTTGACCGCCGGAACGTCCTATCCCTGGCGCAAGGCGCATGGCTGAAGGCAAACGAGAACCTAATCCTGACCGGCCAAACAGGCACTGGAAAGACGTGGATTGCCTGCGCCTTCGCACGACAGGCCGCCCGCCTCGACTACTCGGTGCTCTACGTTCGTATGCCACGACTGTTCGAGGACCCCGCACTTGCCAAGCTCGATGGACGCTTTCCGCGCCTCGTCGATAAGCTGGCGCGCGTTCAGTTGCTGGTGCTCGACGACTGGGGAACCCACACCTTGAACGATCGACAGAGCCTCGATCTACTGGAAATCTTCGAGGAGCGGTATCTCCGGAAATCGACCCTGATAACGGCTCAGCTTCCCGTGGCCGCCTGGCACGAAATGATCGGAGAAGCCACGTTAGCTGACGCGATCTGGACCGTATTGTTCACAACGCTCACCGCATAACGCTCGAAGGCGATAGCATGCGGAAACGAAAAACGCCGACGCTCTTGACCGGCGCCGAAACAACCGAAATCAATCACCCGTAACAGCAATCAGGCAACCGGAAAATCGATCGCATCCGTTGTCCGCGACTTAGCGAAACGCTTGGAATGCACCCCTCAACTGAGACATATTAAGTAGCGGACAGTTTCTCGAATACAGGAACTGAAATGGTTGGAAGAAAGCCGAGATTTAGCAAAGAAGAGAAGCTCTCCATGCTCGTGCCGATGCACAACGGGGAGAACGTCAGCCGTCTGGCCGACGAACTGGGTATTCACCGTCAACGCTTGTATGCTTGGCGTGAGCAGCTACGAACGTGCGGCAATCTAACGCCGGCCCGGCAGGGACGGCCAAAGAAACAGCCCCCGCCCGAGGCACCGCCGGACCCCCAAACCCTGGCGGCGAGCTTTGCAGTATCGGCGGAACAGCGTCGTGCGGATGCATTGGCCAAAGCCCGTCGCCGCATTGTCGAACTTGAACGCAGGATTGGCCAGCAACAGGTTGAACTGGATTTTTTTCAAGAAGCCTTGCGGCATGTCAGGGGCGGTCAACAGCAGAAAGACGCGCCTGGAGGGGCGGCGTCTTCGAAGTCATCCAGAAAATGACAGCCCGCATGCCGCAAGGCTCGACAGGAATCGAACAGACGTGCCGTCTGGCTGGCGTTAGCCGGGCGGGGTACTACCGGTATTGGCAGCGATCAGCGCCGCGTCAGGAAGAAACCGGTCTACGAGATGTCATCCAAAGGCCGGCCTCGGCGAATCGGCATTATGGATATCGCCGGATTGGCGCTCTTCTAGCCGG
This genomic interval carries:
- a CDS encoding Mu transposase domain-containing protein; this translates as MFDEVERDQLKPLPSTPFEYAEWKVAKVPSRLPCRGRQDVSVPHALIGRRVDIRLTYRAVEIFFDHKRVASHIRSSQRSGHITVNEHMPKAHQRYANTTPHTLRREAAKVGTNTAIFIERLLCDRRHPEQGYRSAQGVLSLARRYESDRLELACERALVINALSYSSVANILRSGLDQAPAMSEAVKPAPPHGNIRGKTYYQ
- a CDS encoding transposase; translated protein: MVGRKPRFSKEEKLSMLVPMHNGENVSRLADELGIHRQRLYAWREQLRTCGNLTPARQGRPKKQPPPEAPPDPQTLAASFAVSAEQRRADALAKARRRIVELERRIGQQQVELDFFQEALRHVRGGQQQKDAPGGAASSKSSRK
- a CDS encoding tyrosinase family protein encodes the protein MTRTRFLTVSRRSFVKGATAAAGTALFAPSILRAATKHRRKNMTSADGQKDLQTYMDAVTAMLKLPPSDPRNWYRNGFIHLMDCPHGDWWFTSWHRGYLGYFEETCRELSGNPDFALPYWDWTANPEVLPPLFGTILDPVNSSAYIPDHNRFQDIMQEPIKAYWDSLSSAQLQQQNLRGYPDFDALWSDAMASFANQPNARFLTAQNPKLNPATQTAVDIDTIKASLAPTTFANDAGAPGLAFNSPVSSSHQVAPVGFSILEGQPHNRVHMSVGGQSAPYGLMSQNLSPLDPIFFLHHCNIDRLWDVWTRKQQAMGLPVGPTADQQTQYDPEPYLFYVDADGSPVSDKTRAADYLAIGAFDYDYEPGSGDEVIPVATAGRSAPIPALEAAVPASAAVAINKPATAKLTVSQELVDVAAKPSEQSRQFAKVSIAPPMDVGGLNFLVFISPEGTTPDLNPDGPDFAGSFEFFGVRHHHTDTVSFTIPIDKALDRLIDDGRLKAGEPIDFNVVVAQAGKRIEGSMPAEARLTDIQVGSF